AAGCCAACATCCATCACCCCACCGACGCGGGCCTGCTGGCCGACGGGGTGCGGGTACTGACGCGGCTGATGCGCCGGGCCAAGCAAGCCGGCATCGGGGTACGCCTTTCGGTCCGAGACCGCCTGCGTTCGGTCCGCCGCCGGCTGCGCCGCATCGGCCAGGTGCTTCGCCGGGGAGGGGAGAAGGCCCAGGCCGAGGTGGACCGGCTTACCGCCGAAGTGGCTCGGCGGGCCGAGCAGACGCTTCAGGAGGCCGAGCGCATGGCTCGGGCTGTCCAGCGCCGCATCCGACAGCTCGGTCCGGCGGTCGGCGCTCGTTACCGGGCCCTCGCGCAGGGTCTGGTCACGTACACCCGCCGCCTGCGCCGGGTGCTGGAGCAGACCCGGCTTCGCTTGCAGGGCATCCGGACCATCCCGGACCGGCTGGTCAGCCTCTTCGACCCGGATGCGCGCCCCATCCGGCGGGGGAAGCTTTCGAAGCCCGTCGAGTTCGGCTACAAGCTGACCCTGGTGGAGACCCAGGAGGGCTTCATCAGCCACTGGCGGCTGCATGTCGGCAATCCCAGCGACGATAGCTTGCTGGTGGACGCCGTGGCGGGCCACATCCACGCGGTCGGAGCCACGCCCCGAGCGGTGGCCGCCGACCGGGGCATGAGCAGCCGGGCCAACGACGCGGCGCTGCGGGCGATGGGCATCGCGCACGTGGCCCTGCCGGCCCGAGGCGGTCGGGCTCGTCGACTTTTCGAGCGACGCTGGGCCTTTCGGCGGTTGCTGCGCTGGCGCAGCGGCCAGGAGGGGCGCATTGCGCACCTCAAAGACACCTT
This genomic interval from Limnochorda sp. LNt contains the following:
- a CDS encoding ISNCY family transposase; amino-acid sequence: MRRERNVAFKADLFESLIDPQLFELPKELAIIDRLLDDERFLEPIRRKLTARRGRPTIPLETYLRMMYLKRRYRLGFEALVKEVADSLVWRRFCRLRLTDKVPDATTLIKLTHRLGPEVIEQLNDALMAQLVEARLMKRHGQRIRVDTTVVEANIHHPTDAGLLADGVRVLTRLMRRAKQAGIGVRLSVRDRLRSVRRRLRRIGQVLRRGGEKAQAEVDRLTAEVARRAEQTLQEAERMARAVQRRIRQLGPAVGARYRALAQGLVTYTRRLRRVLEQTRLRLQGIRTIPDRLVSLFDPDARPIRRGKLSKPVEFGYKLTLVETQEGFISHWRLHVGNPSDDSLLVDAVAGHIHAVGATPRAVAADRGMSSRANDAALRAMGIAHVALPARGGRARRLFERRWAFRRLLRWRSGQEGRIAHLKDTFELDRSRYRGADRAATWSGEGIFAHNLTRAARRLLALAPAQA